A genomic window from Salvia hispanica cultivar TCC Black 2014 chromosome 5, UniMelb_Shisp_WGS_1.0, whole genome shotgun sequence includes:
- the LOC125191106 gene encoding protein CHAPERONE-LIKE PROTEIN OF POR1, chloroplastic-like: MATALSVRPSHSISASDRPGSTSFHREPVVNALNPGRRRPRAALFARRMLAAAPLRASRADDSAPSEMSVENALKLLGVSEGASFDDILRAKNSTVASCKDDQEAISQVEAAYDMLLMQSLSQRRAGKVVSSNIRYADVKPVSAPKMDSMPKWLQNSVKGSPISVDAPSTSDLGVQAGVYGALMVLTYVNGASSPSTAPYAGADVPGLILATSFGASLYFMTKKNVKLGKATVITIGGLVAGAVVGSAVESWLQVDIVPFMGIQSPAIVLSEFVLFSQFLFSLYLR; encoded by the exons ATGGCCACAGCTCTATCCGTACGGCCCAGCCACTCCATCTCCGCCTCAGACCGGCCCGGATCGACGTCCTTCCATCGGGAACCGGTCGTGAATGCGCTCAACCCgggccgccgccgcccccgGGCCGCTCTGTTTGCCCGGCGCATGTTAGCAGCTGCTCCTCTGCGGGCCTCGCGAGCCGACGACTCCGCGCCGTCGGAGATGTCTGTGGAGAATGCTCTCAAATTGCTCGGAGTCTCCGAAGGTGCGTCGTTCGATGATATTCTCCGCGCCAAGAATTCCACCGTCGCGTCTTGTAAAGATGATCAGGAAGCAATTTCTCAG GTGGAGGCTGCATATGACATGCTGCTAATGCAGAGCTTATCACAACGGAGAGCTGGGAAAGTTGTGAGTAGTAACATCCGTTATGCTGATGTTAAGCCAGTAAGTGCTCCCAAAATGGATTCAATGCCAAAATGGCTGCAGAATTCGGTTAAAGGCTCTCCCATCTCTGTAGATGCACCATCTACTAGCGACTTAGGTGTGCAAGCTGGGGTCTATGGAGCTCTAATGGTTTTGACGTATGTAAATGGAGCTTCATCCCCTTCCACAGCACCATATGCTGGAGCTGATGTTCCCGGCCTCATTCTAGCCACCAGCTTTGGTGCATCGTTGTACTTCATGACCAAGAAGAATGTCAAACTTG GAAAGGCTACTGTGATAACAATTGGTGGGCTCGTGGCTGGTGCAGTGGTGGGCTCGGCGGTGGAGAGCTGGTTGCAGGTGGACATCGTCCCGTTTATGGGAATACAGTCTCCGGCTATCGTTCTAAGCGAATTTGTActcttttctcaatttttattctcCTTATATTTGAGATAG